One genomic region from Phragmites australis chromosome 1, lpPhrAust1.1, whole genome shotgun sequence encodes:
- the LOC133919024 gene encoding gibberellin 2-beta-dioxygenase 3-like produces MVVLAKGELEQIALPAAQPPQADVRSVDLSAPDAACALVAACEEHGFFMVTGHGVPMELVRAAEAAAAEFFALPQGEKEEARPLGYGSKWIGGNGDLGWIEYLLLGVTPAGAVPVASASSSTLPCAAASVSSSTPACPLRDVLDEYTVAARRMACAVLELMAEGLGVGPPDALARLVTRSDSDCMLRVNHYPPRPAPELGTSRGPNLTGFGEHTDPQIISVLRSNGTSGLEIALRDGAWASVPPDRDAFFINVGDTLQVLTNGRFRSVRHRVVVNSERSRVSMIFFGGPPPGERLAPLPQLLGDGGRSRYREFTWGEFKSSGCRTRLAEDRLSRFEN; encoded by the exons ATGGTGGTCCTTGCCAAGGGTGAGCTCGAGCAGAtcgccctccccgcggcgcagCCACCGCAGGCCGACGTGCGGTCCGTCGACCTGTCCGCCCCGGACGCGGCGTGCGCGCTGGTCGCGGCGTGCGAGGAGCACGGGTTTTTCATGGTGACGGGACACGGCGTGCCGATGGAGCTCGTGCGCGCCGCGGAGGCCGCAGCGGCCGAGTTCTTCGCGCTGCCGCAGGGCGAGAAGGAGGAGGCCCGGCCGCTCGGGTACGGCAGCAAGTGGATCGGCGGCAACGGCGACCTCGGGTGGATCGAGTACCTCCTTCTCGGCGTCACCCCCGCCGGCGCCGTGCCAGTCGCCTCCGCGTCCTCCTCGACATTGCCGTGCGCTGCCGCCTCAGTCTCGTCGTCCACGCCAGCTTGCCCCTTACG GGATGTTTTGGACGAGTACACGGTAGCGGCGCGGCGGATGGCGTGCGCGGTGCTGGAGCTGATGGCGGAGGGGCTGGGCGTCGGCCCGCCGGACGCGCTCGCGCGGCTGGTGACGCGCTCGGACAGCGACTGCATGCTGCGGGTGAACCACTACCCGCCGCGCCCCGCCCCCGAGTTGGGCACGTCCCGCGGGCCCAACCTGACGGGCTTCGGCGAGCACACCGACCCGCAGATCATCTCCGTGCTCCGCTCCAACGGCACCTCCGGCCTGGAGATCGCGCTGCGCGACGGCGCGTGGGCCTCCGTCCCGCCCGACAGGGACGCCTTCTTCATCAACGTCGGCGACACCCTGCAG GTGTTGACGAATGGGAGGTTCAGGAGCGTGAGGCACAGGGTGGTGGTGAACAGCGAGCGGTCCAGGGTGTCCATGATCTTCTTCGGCGGCCCGCCGCCCGGCGAGAGGCTGGCACCGCTGCCGCAGCTTCTCGGGGACGGCGGCCGGAGCCGGTACAGGGAGTTCACCTGGGGGGAGTTCAAGAGCAGCGGCTGCAGGACCAGGCTCGCGGAAGACAGGCTCTCCCGCTTTGAGAACTAG
- the LOC133919089 gene encoding cationic amino acid transporter 5-like codes for MEPVETAGEHHAGAGKPEAAAARSYWRWHKEDFFPEPSFASWGAYRAALSATPARLRDRLAGRSTDAAELGALRRRSENEMRRCLTWWDLTWFGFGSVIGAGIFVLTGQEAHDHAGPAIVLSYVASGLSAMLSVFCYTEFAVEIPVAGGSFAYLRVELGDVAAFIAAANLILESIIGTAAVARSWTSYLASLINKPASALRIHTSLAEGYNELDPIAVVVIAVTATLAMLSSKGTSRVNWVASAVHVLVIGFVIVAGFLHAKTSNLTPFVPYGVPGVFRAAAIVYFAYGGFDNIATMAEETKNPSRDIPLGLLGSMSVITAIYCVMALVLSMMQPYTAIDRSAAYSVAFSNVGMHWAQYVVALGALKGMTTVLLVGALGQARYTTHIARSHIIPPVFALVHPRTGTPVHATALIAIASACIALFSSLDVLSSLLSVSTLFIFMMMATALLVRRYYVRGVTSRTHAMRFTAMLLLIIGSSIGIAAYWGTSPERWQGYVVLVPAWAAGTLGIQLLVPAARAPKVWGVPLVPWLPSLSIATNLFLMGSLGKDAFVRFGVCTAVMLIYYVLVGLHATYDVAHGACAGEDDDGDVATDKEKVAAADVEKAAAADGDRQ; via the exons ATGGAGCCCGTGGAAACAGCAGGAGAGCACCACGCGGGTGCAGGCAAACCGGAGGCCGCGGCAGCAAGGAGCTACTGGCGGTGGCACAAAGAGGACTTCTTCCCAGAGCCGTCGTTCGCGAGCTGGGGCGCCTATCGCGCGGCGCTGAGCGCGACCCCGGCCCGGCTCCGCGACCGCCTCGCCGGCCGCTCCACCGACGCCGCCGAGCTCGGCGCGCTACGTCGACGCAGCGAGAACGAGATGCGCCGCTGCCTCACGTGGTGGGACCTCACGTGGTTCGGCTTCGGCTCCGTCATCGGCGCCGGGATCTTTGTGCTCACCGGCCAGGAGGCGCACGACCACGCCGGCCCCGCCATCGTGCTCTCCTACGTGGCCTCCGGCCTCTCCGCCATGCTCTCGGTGTTCTGCTACACCGAGTTCGCCGTCGAGATCCCCGTGGCCGGCGGATCCTTCGCGTACCTCCGCGTCGAGCTCGGCGACGTCGCAGCCTTCATCGCCGCCGCGAACCTCATCCTCGAGAGCATCATCGGCACGGCGGCAGTGGCGCGTTCCTGGACCTCGTACCTGGCCTCGCTCATCAACAAGCCAGCGAGCGCGCTGCGCATACACACGTCGCTCGCCGAGGGGTACAACGAGCTGGACCCCATCGCGGTAGTGGTGATCGCGGTCACTGCGACCCTGGCCATGCTGAGCTCCAAGGGCACCTCCCGTGTCAACTGGGTCGCGTCCGCCGTGCACGTGCTCGTCATCGGGTTCGTCATCGTTGCCGGGTTCCTCCACGCGAAGACGAGCAACCTGACCCCCTTCGTGCCGTACGGCGTGCCGGGCGTGTTCCGGGCGGCGGCGATCGTGTACTTCGCGTACGGCGGGTTCGACAACATCGCGACGATGGCGGAGGAGACCAAGAACCCGTCGCGGGACATCCCTCTGGGTCTGCTGGGGTCCATGTCCGTGATCACTGCCATTTACTGCGTGATGGCGCTGGTGCTGAGCATGATGCAGCCGTACACGGCGATCGACCGGAGCGCGGCCTACTCTGTGGCGTTCAGCAACGTGGGGATGCATTGGGCGCAGTACGTGGTGGCTCTGGGCGCGCTCAAGGGGATGACGACGGTGCTGCTGGTGGGGGCGCTGGGGCAGGCGCGGTACACGACGCACATCGCACGGAGCCACATCATCCCGCCCGTGTTCGCGCTCGTGCACCCGAGGACCGGCACGCCCGTGCACGCCACCGCGCTCATCGCCATCGCCAGCGCCTGTATCGCGCTCTTCTCCAGCCTCGATGTGCTCTCCAGCCTGCTCTCCGTCAGCACgctcttcatcttcatgatGATGGCCACCGCGCTCCTCGTCCGCCG GTATTACGTGCGGGGTGTGACGAGCCGGACACACGCGATGCGGTTCACGGCGATGCTGCTGCTGATCATCGGCTCGTCGATCGGCATCGCGGCGTACTGGGGTACGTCTCCCGAGCGGTGGCAGGGCTACGTCGTGCTGGTGCCGGCGTGGGCGGCCGGCACGCTGGGCATCCAGCTGCTGGTGCCTGCGGCCCGCGCGCCCAAGGTGTGGGGCGTGCCGCTCGTGCCGTGGCTGCCCTCGCTCTCCATCGCCACCAACCTTTTCCTCATGGGCTCGCTCGGAAAGGATGCCTTCGTCCGCTTCGGCGTCTGCACCGCCGTCATGCTGATCTACTACGTGCTCGTTGGCCTGCACGCCACCTACGACGTCGCGCACGGCGCGTGCGCTGGGGAGGACGACGACGGGGACGTCGCCACTGACAAAGAGAAGGTGGCCGCGGCGGACGTGGAGAAGGCTGCTGCGGCAGACGGTGACCGGCAATAG